Proteins from a single region of Corylus avellana chromosome ca11, CavTom2PMs-1.0:
- the LOC132165008 gene encoding uncharacterized protein LOC132165008 → MKIISWNCRGLGNLRTVRELCRLVKQKQPIMVFLMETKLRKEKMESIRCKLEFASMFVVESVGKSGGMALLWGEDVNVTIQNFSQRHINGVVKISDDGVPWKFTGFYGHPEVAKRSESWALLQHLSTLNPAPWVCIGDFNEIVTSSEKWGGGERAQRQMFGFRQVLENCGLSDLGFRGPKYTWSNCRDNHEFTKERLDRGVANLIWRDLFPEVEVMVENTVCSDHTPLMLCLKGIRRNGMGLRRFRYEAAWRSEEGLQKRLQVLQGREEHGVGEETKAAKKELELLLEKSDIHWKQRAKIDWMRHVDRNTKFYHACANARRKSNTIYVIKDAEERLCTAEVEVQSAFINYFTDLFTSDSTGNTMHCLRPLNCWVTEEMNRSLLQPFTEEEVLFALSNMAPLKAPGPDGFPAEFFQKNWHIVGKDICNAILESLQSGSMPEFLNFTHIVLIPKLKNPSSVSDYRPISLYNVIYKLISKMLANRLKKILPHVISPAQSAFIPGRLITDNVLAAYETLHTMHTRMKGKQGFMAIKLDMSKAYDRMEWGFLEAVMRRLGFDLRWINLIMMCVTTVQYAVVVNGRPCGRIKPQRGLRQGDPISPYLFILCAEALSAMLSQANEEGALTGVATSRRGPRISHLFFADDSLLFCKANLPQWDHLTSVLRAYEEDLGQRLNNNKTSLFFSWNTSRVAKRAILEASSLPDTQRYDTYLGLPALVGKSRMAAFKRITDRVWKRLQDWKLKFLSQAGKEVLLKAVIQALPTYCMSVFLLPRALCREINSQMRKFWWGHKENDSRALLAKQSWRLWNQPDSLVAKIMNAKYYPDCSILEAKIGRRPSFAWRSIQSSCELLNEGLIWRVGNGCKINIWKDRWVPIPTTCKISSPPSLLNLDAKASFRSSFFQSGDSEALFSKEEIVKILEIPTSCTNQVDLLIWRGTKNGIFSVKSAYHLQQEREVSAMASSSTPNIGGAVWKRLWKLPVPQVEKNFLWKACHNILLTRENLYKRKIISDPLCPVCGLEVETGFHILWQCASAMDVWAMGHKIFQKSYFAGPEFLQVVTSLFESCSQEVLCQFVGLARRIWLRRNELVHGGLFSHPKLLMEKTELAIQEFNLAQARGEQSMPLSVEPAGVRWSAPLQGWVKANWDAALDRKSGWMGLGVVIRDSQGNMVAARCEVQKGSLVPAAAEAQAFLLAVQLCRELGLEHVHFEGDAKAVIDSVISEQADYS, encoded by the exons tgaagATAAttagttggaactgccgagggcttgggaaccttcgGACAGTTAGAGAGCTTTGCCGCTTGGTAAAGCAAAAGCAGCCCATTatggttttcttaatggaaaccaaGTTACGAAAGGAGAAAATGGAAAGCATCCGGTGTAAGCTCGAGTTTGCAAGTATGTTTGTGGTTGAAAGCGTGGGTAAGAGCGGTGGTATGGCTTTATTATGGGGTGAGGATGTTAATGTTACCATCCAGAATTTTAGTCAACGCCACATTAACGGTGTTGTTAAAATTTCGGACGATGGGGTACCATGGAAATTCACTGGTTTCTACGGACACCCCGAGGTAGCAAAACGAAGTGAGTCATGGGCTCTACTCCAACACCTTTCAACTTTGAACCCAGCCCCATGGGTGTGTATTGGAGATTTTAACGAGATAGTTACAAGCTCGGAAAAATGGGGTGGTGGAGAACGAGCACAACGACAAATGTTCGGGTTTCGTCAAGTGCTAGAAAATTGTGGACTCTCAGACCTTGGGTTTCGGGGCCCAAAATACACTTGGAGCAATTGTCGGGATAATCACGAATTTACTAAGGAGAGGTTGGACAGGGGTGTGGCAAATCTCATTTGGCGCGATTTATTTCCGGAGGTGGAGGTGATGGTAGAAAATACGGTCTGCTCTGACCATACTCCCTTGATGCTGTGCTTGAAAGGAATAAGAAGGAATGGGATGGGACTAAGGAGATTTCGTTATGAAGCGGCCTGGCGCAGTGAGGAGGG TTTACAAAAAAGGCTCCAAGTCCTCCAAGGGCGTGAAGAACACGGGGTGGGTGAAGAAACAAAAGCTGCAAAAAAGGAGCTGGAGCTGTTGCTGGAAAAATCTGATATTCACTGGAAGCAGAGAGCTAAAATAGATTGGATGCGACATGTGGATCGGAACACAAAATTTTATCATGCCTGTGCAAATGCTCGACGGAAATCAAACACCATTTATGTCATAAAAGATGCAGAAGAACGGCTGTGTACTGCAGAGGTTGAGGTACAATCGGcttttatcaattattttactGATTTGTTTACATCTGACAGTACAGGGAACACAATGCATTGTCTAAGGCCCTTGAATTGTTGGGTCACTGAGGAGATGAACAGATCACTATTGCAGCCATTCACAGAGGAAGAGGTATTATTTGCTCTTTCAAATATGGCCCCTTTAAAAGCACCGGGCCCAGATGGGTTTCCAGCAgaatttttccagaaaaatTGGCATATTGTGGGGAAGGATATTTGTAATGCCATTCTTGAATCATTACAGTCTGGGAGTATGCCTGAATTTCTTAACTTCACACATATTGTCCTAATCCCGAAATTAAAAAATCCCTCTAGTGTCTCAGACTATCGCCCCATAAGTCTCTACAATGTGATATACAAGTTAATTTCCAAGATGCTAGCAAATAGACTAAAGAAGATTTTGCCGCATGTAATATCTCCGGCCCAAAGCGCCTTTATCCCAGGGAGATTAATTACTGATAATGTACTGGCGGCGTATGAGACACTCCATACCATGCACACACGTATGAAGGGTAAGCAAGGATTTATGGCCATAAAGCTCGACATGAGCAAGGCTTACGACAGAATGGAATGGGGTTTCCTTGAAGCCGTTATGCGGAGGCTGGGGTTTGATTTACGGTGGATCAATTTAATTATGATGTGTGTTACAACTGTGCAATATGCTGTTGTTGTCAATGGGAGGCCATGCGGACGGATAAAACCACAGAGGGGATTGCGACAAGGGGATCCCATTTCCCCCTATCTGTTTATTCTCTGTGCAGAGGCCCTGAGTGCTATGTTGTCACAGGCAAATGAAGAGGGAGCATTAACGGGGGTTGCCACCTCCCGGAGGGGACCTCGCATaagccatttattttttgcggaTGATAGCCTCCTCTTTTGTAAGGCTAATCTTCCGCAATGGGACCATCTCACTAGTGTACTTCGAGCATATGAAGAGGATTTGGGACAGAGactcaacaacaacaaaacatcGCTCTTCTTCAGCTGGAATACATCACGAGTGGCTAAGAGAGCAATTCTGGAAGCCTCCAGCCTCCCAGATACCCAAAGGTATGATACTTATTTGGGACTCCCTGCTTTAGTTGGGAAATCTCGGATGGCTGCTTTTAAGAGGATTACTGATCGTGTATGGAAAAGGCTTCAGGATTGGAAGCTGAAATTCCTATCACAGGCAGGTAAAGAAGTTCTCCTGAAAGCAGTTATTCAGGCCTTACCAACTTACTGCAtgagtgtttttcttcttcctcgtGCTCTCTGCAGGGAGATAAATTCACAAATGCGtaagttttggtggggccatAAAGAGAATGATAGTCGG GCTCTCTTGGCCAAGCAAAGTTGGAGGCTATGGAATCAACCGGATAGTTTGGTTGCAAAAATAATGAACGCCAAATATTATCCGGATTGTTCTATTTTGGAGGCGAAGATTGGACGGAGGCCTTCCTTTGCATGGAGAAGCATTCAGAGCTCTTGTGAACTCCTCAATGAAGGTTTGATTTGGAGGGTGGGTAATGGCTGTAAAATAAATATCTGGAAGGATAGATGGGTCCCGATACCTACTACTTGCAAGATTAGTTCACCACCTTCGTTACTAAATCTGGATGCGAAG GCCTCCTTTAGAAGCTCTTTTTTCCAAAGTGGAGATAGTGAAGCTCTTTTTTCCAAAGAGGAGATAGTAAAGATTCTGGAGATCCCCACCAGCTGCACTAACCAAGTGGATTTGCTTATTTGGAGGGGTACAAAGAATGGGATATTTTCGGTTAAGAGTGCATATCATCTGCAACAGGAGAGGGAAGTTTCTGCCATGGCCTCAAGCTCTACTCCAAATATAGGGGGTGCAGTTTGGAAGAGATTATGGAAACTGCCGGTGCCCCAGGTGGAGAAAAATTTTCTGTGGAAGGCATGTCACAATATCCTCCTGACGCGGGAAAATCTATACAAGAGAAAGATAATTTCAGACCCTCTATGCCCGGTTTGTGGTCTTGAAGTTGAGACGGGTTTCCATATTTTGTGGCAATGCGCGTCGGCTATGGACGTGTGGGCTATGGGGCacaaaatttttcaaaagagCTATTTTGCAGGGCCAGAATTTCTGCAGGTGGTAACGTCCCTGTTTGAGAGTTGTTCTCAGGAGGTGCTGTGCCAATTTGTGGGTCTGGCACGTAGAATTTGGCTGCGGAGAAATGAGTTGGTTCATGGGGGTTTATTCTCACACCCTAAACTTCTCATGGAAAAAACTGAGTTGGCTATTCAGGAATTTAATTTGGCCCAGGCTCGGGGAGAACAGAGTATGCCTCTCAGTGTGGAACCGGCTGGAGTACGTTGGTCTGCTCCTTTGCAGGGATGGGTAAAAGCTAATTGGGATGCTGCTTTGGACAGGAAGTCGGGCTGGATGGGGCTGGGCGTGGTGATTAGAGATTCACAGGGCAACATGGTGGCAGCAAGGTGCGAGGTCCAGAAGGGGAGTTTGGTCCCGGCAGCAGCTGAGGCGCAGGCTTTTCTTTTGGCTGTGCAATTATGCCGCGAGCTGGGCCTGGAGCACGTCCACTTCGAAGGAGATGCTAAAGCTGTCATTGACTCAGTAATCTCAGAGCAAGCAGATTATAGTTAG